One part of the Coffea eugenioides isolate CCC68of chromosome 10, Ceug_1.0, whole genome shotgun sequence genome encodes these proteins:
- the LOC113750152 gene encoding transcription factor MYB93, whose translation MGRSPCCDENGLKKGPWTPEEDEKLIDYIQKHGHGSWRALPKLAGLNRCGKSCRLRWTNYLRPDIKRGKFSQEEEQTILHLHSILGNKWSAIATHLAGRTDNEIKNFWNTHLKKKLIQMGYDPMTHQPRTDLFSSLPNLIALANILEHHQLEEHAARLQAEAVQLAKIQYLQCLLQTSPSMTTSSNSHFNPGDLGTVNSISSIPQIREIPSLNLSDFENQPPSVSIENIANSQLLHQPITSNAPNIPDPQVPFHFQTHLNNDEVVRIPNFTRVSQGDNTPNSSWILPSPDSSSTLPPLTETSISNIGDASSTSSNVEGSSSYWSELLFDDPFLHDIS comes from the exons ATGGGAAGGTCTCCCTGCTGTGATGAAAATGGCCTCAAGAAAGGTCCCTGGACTCCTGAAGAAGATGAGAAACTCATCGATTACATCCAAAAACATGGCCATGGCAGTTGGAGAGCCCTTCCCAAGCTTGCAG GTCTAAACAGATGTGGCAAAAGTTGTAGGCTGAGGTGGACTAATTACTTGAGGCCTGATATCAAGAGAGGAAAATTTTCACAAGAGGAAGAACAGACAATTCTTCATCTCCATTCCATCCTAGGAAACAA GTGGTCAGCAATTGCAACGCACCTGGCAGGTCGCACAGATaatgaaatcaagaatttttgGAACACTCATTTGAAGAAGAAACTGATCCAAATGGGATATGATCCGATGACTCATCAACCAAGAACTGACCTGTTTTCAAGTTTGCCTAATCTCATAGCCTTAGCAAATATACTTGAGCATCATCAGTTGGAAGAACATGCTGCGAGGTTACAAGCAGAAGCGGTTCAATTGGCTAAGATTCAATATTTGCAATGTCTCCTCCAAACTTCCCCTTCAATGACAACTAGTTCAAACAGCCATTTCAACCCCGGCGACTTGGGAACAGTTAATTCGATCAGTTCGATTCCTCAGATTAGAGAAATTCCAAGTCTGAATTTGTCCGACTTTGAAAATCAACCACCATCAGTTTCGATTGAAAATATTGCTAATTCTCAACTGCTCCACCAGCCCATCACCTCAAATGCTCCTAATATTCCAGACCCACAAGTCCCTTTCCATTTCCAAACACATTTGAATAATGATGAAGTTGTACGCATTCCAAATTTCACAAGGGTCAGCCAAGGAGACAATACACCTAACTCTTCCTGGATTCTTCCTTCTCCTGATTCTTCTTCTACACTTCCACCTCTGACTGAAACCTCGATAAGCAATATAGGGGATGCTAGCAGCACCTCCAGCAACGTCGAAGGATCTTCCTCCTATTGGTCCGAGCTACTTTTCGATGATCCTTTCCTGCATGATATATCTTAG